A single genomic interval of Apis cerana isolate GH-2021 linkage group LG2, AcerK_1.0, whole genome shotgun sequence harbors:
- the LOC107997543 gene encoding putative transcription factor capicua isoform X6: MLTAHSEMHEKRDPLGGGQYGAGGGGGGSSIEEKSIPEQPPPPPVPPQRDPSDPTISAKKLPKKRKYDLSELEEMDKSSNVTRTVNNMVNIRAPNMPLSQSGLVQQSTSATRQSPQQQESDCYQVSSAHSVVVLPPQSTAVDYSVREEPLRPRPRPVAIDLSEWRDHRVLALRDSYYYPGVIRNVVQGEIYIEFDGERKLMRYTDVLGAGRYDVIGDASPSVGQVTLDAKVCIKCPSNNHIDAAKVFVKGTVCKILSNPKRFVVKISREDDRNDSYVVTRADLRLVQPPWWDELEEGLEDCDSARVEGIEHGYRNSSEAPTAVPILQLHHTSHHTSHISTHSDTGGYYRTTGTSPLMTLGTSAHPATTALSNGSRPYDDLESEDDLDREDITFPSDADAKLSGSSKRSSMQSRGSTSSLVEQRSITPRSQAATPRSQAATPHRYKKGDVVATPSGVRKKFNGKQWRRLCSKEGCSKESQRRGYCSRHLSLKGSCLRGPTNTFPGGKMDGEETSRDSDTSPNYGDKRIAGRFDPDETEAANMLVSLGSSRSATPAFSSPTGQSSISPCINQSPVPPLGLNQNNVFMPISSPAHHATPLISPGAKWKHSPTQSTFLTQYQQQVIKPEPNRVVRSNRSAPTAPVPASIGTSVIRISPVSRGIPGSNLTSSWSEQSPPPRHPSVVTTIAQQQQGIILQHALTTNNGFPNHSEISEQNSQILKPSHSPHMPLSTSTPQNLTLLHKPLEQPVDYAQPQTQNQPIYVMQHQHEKKYLVIKNSMDVSAAGHITNQDDKYRPALMNHLGQLPATLHQTQCQPPQSPAVSSVHVDKLSVLQANKVATHVSTHMDMQRTQPPPTSVVMTTTEASNPPTPTSVFQHVIVQPGHLVQIPKTQSSREENSKNNGVLYGSHDVPPAYQSHPPSLLNNAGRNWKKAFPWQTTVLDQSEVSPPPSALSPPLSAPPIPISMSTPGEDGSGPGPDPITPAEEEDDDVFETEPTTPAEVEANANKRRSQSLSALHSKEPQSPLKTKDRIRRPMNAFMIFSKRHRAVVHQRHPNQDNRTVSKILGEWWYALGPEEKQKYHDLASEVKEAHFKAHPDWKWCSKDRRKSSTTSFKGSESRGKLNSTGEETDMGPPADDVPLTPRATDEITVPVTTVYNEAPTIEVINQSHTHRIMEMPLPVENTESDLKQDEDGNASDEDQMVICEDPQPEIDLKCKDKLTDSDNDVQDEDTEKKCYMQSRFSPVTGQKREAINVKQEITCRPKPIKARIPSTGIETTTKYHHTSMDKGGSVSVLPSTYPYHSPVNPTGVSGFQPTGGAFITMPISPKVIKPEPVKNEQQYSTQYSMSNLVASIHENGRNIPKFTAAPVLHSPLQSLGTILRPLTSAVPYQPSFTLTLLDNDLVAVSKPQQGSQYLGPTPPHSRMYCGFHIPISDAGNRNISSQALVSGNKMETQSVIVTKPYSVPTTSTTSTYRGIGHPIARLAEPEKNENQIGNNHAQFYVTNVKSDQERKDTVNILLSATNDKHKQPSTPHTPHTPLSNHGSTEIPTNKSYSMDETQPNDIGPSKGPFMLAPTPAQLGRAPLQRRQSMAMPPTSNAGDHGPLTSQHCDNRPQTNTSQATEQIQQQQNFSESHASPSPSTKKGSFFKKNVEDGMDRVLEQVNFQEKFSSLPEFKPEDIQSPSAISINTVGSSGHGSVVTSGLHPSNLQSSIQMQSYRKKSAQGPHRPTMNEDDIESDTSISATPKSTSSVKLTGNTFFGPDFNVDAYRTNTDLVDVDASSPRTPKTPGGGAGNSVGIGRSENERGHRKVLEQRRHLVMQLFQEHGYFPSTQATTTFQAKHSDIFPNKTSLQLKIREVRQKLKANSTPMSANSLVSPLPVSESSPNITGPLTAPPTSMGAPHSLPVSSSGS, translated from the exons ATGCTGACTGCTCACTCTGAGATGCACGAAAAACGGGATCCCCTTGGAGGCGGACAATATGGAGCAGGCGGGGGTGGTGGCGGCAGTTCGATTGAAGAGAAATCTATTCCGGAACAACCACCCCCGCCGCCGGTGCCTCCTCAGCGGGATCCGTCTGATCCAACGATCAGTGCTAAGAAACTTccaaagaaacgaaaatatgatttatcggAGCTTGAGGAAATGGATAAAAGCAGCAATGTAACAAGAACCGTAAATAATATGGTAAACATACGGGCACCGAATATGCCACTCAGTCAATCAGGTTTAGTTCAACAGTCAACTTCAGCAACTCGGCAATCTCCGCAACAACAAGAATCAGATTGTTATCAA gtATCCTCGGCACATTCAGTGGTAGTTTTACCACCTCAAAGTACAGCAGTGGATTATTCTGTTCGAGAGGAACCTTTACGTCCTCGTCCTCGGCCTGTTGCTATTGATCTCAGTGAGTGGCGCGACCACAGAGTGTTAGCTTTAAGggattcatattattatccaGGTGTTATTCGTAATGTTGTTCaaggagaaatttatattgagtTTGATGGAGAAAGAAAACTAATGCGTTATACTGACGTTTTGGGTGCGGGAAGGTACGATGTGATAGGTGATGCGAGCCCCTCGGTTGGGCAAGTGACTTTAGATGCAAAAGTTTGTATCAAGTGTCCATCAAACAATCATATTGATGCGGCTAAAGTGTTTGTAAAAGGGACAGTGTGCAAGATTTTATCAAATCCTAAGCGTTTTGTTGTTAAAATATCAAGGGAAGATGATCGAAATGATAGTTATGTTGTGACACGTGCGGATCTACGATTAGTGCAACCTCCTTGGTGGGATGAATTAGAGGAAGGACTAGAAGACTGTGATTCTGCAAGGGTCGAAGGAATTG AACATGGCTATCGAAATTCTTCAGAAGCTCCAACAGCAGTGCCAATTTTGCAACTTCATCACACTTCTCATCATACATCTCATATATCAACTCATAGTGATACAGGTGGTTATTATAGAACGACTGGTACTAGTCCTCTCATGACTTTAGGCACTTCTGCACATCCTGCCACTACAGCATTAAGTAATGGAAGTCGACCGTATGATGATTTAGAAAGTGAAGATGACTTAGATAGGGAAGATATTACATTCCCTTCAGATGCAG ATGCAAAATTGTCAGGGAGCAGTAAACGAAGCAGCATGCAAAGTCGAGGAAGTACCAGTAGTTTAGTTGAACAACGCAGTATAACTCCTCGTTCTCAAGCAGCCACGCCCAG atcTCAGGCGGCAACGCcacatagatataaaaaaggtGATGTAGTGGCTACACCAAGTGgagttagaaaaaaatttaatggtaAACAATGGCGTAGACTTTGTAGTAAAGAAGGATGTTCCAAAGAAAGTCAACGAAGAGGATATTGTTCTCGTCATCTTAGTTTGAAAGGATCTTGTCTTAGAGGTCCGACAAATACTTTTCCTGG tGGCAAAATGGATGGTGAAGAAACATCTAGAGATTCTGATACTTCTCCAAATTATGGAGATAAAAGAATTGCTGGTCGATTTGATCCAGATGAAACTGAAGCTGCTAATATGCTTg tttcttTAGGAAGTTCTAGATCGGCAACACCAGCTTTCTCTTCACCAACGGGACAATCTTCGATATCTCCTTGTATCAATCAATCTCCAGTTCCACCCTTGGGACTGAATCAAAACAATGTGTTTATGCCTATTTCAAGTCCTGCTCATCATGCTACTCCATTAATCTCGCCTGGTGCGAAATGGAAACATTCACCTACTCAATCTACTTTCCTTACTCAATATCAACAGCAAGTGATAAAACCTGAACCGAATCGAGTGGTTAGATCGAATCGTTCAGCTCCAACTGCCCCAGTTCCTGCTAGTATAGGAACAAGCGTGATAAGAATCTCTCCTGTAAGTCGTGGTATACCAGGATCCAATCTAACTTCATCATGGTCAGAACAAAGCCCACCGCCGCGGCATCCATCGGTTGTGACGACTATAGCTCAACAACAACAAGGCATCATTCTTCAACATGCACTTACAACGAATAATGGTTTTCCTAATCATTCTGAAATTTCAGAACAAAattcacaaatattaaaacCATCTCATTCACCTCATATGCCACTATCTACATCAACACCACAAAATTTGACTCTTCTACATAAGCCTTTGGAACAACCTGTTGATTATGCTCAACCACAAACGCAAAATCAGCCAATTTATGTGATGCAGCATCAACatgaaaaaaagtatcttgtgataaaaaatagtatgGACGTATCTGCAGCAGGCCATATAACTAATCAAGATGATAAATATAGACCAGCATTAATGAATCACTTAGGTCAACTTCCAGCAACATTACATCAAACGCAATGTCAGCCTCCGCAATCACCTGCTGTTTCATCCGTCCATGTCGACAAATTATCCGTTTTACAA gcAAATAAAGTGGCTACACATGTATCTACTCATATGGATATGCAAAGAACACAACCACCCCCTACGAGTGTTGTAATGACAACTACTGAAGCTTCAAATCCGCCTACTCCAACAAGTGTCTTCCAGCATGTAATTGTACAACCTGGGCATTTGGTACAGATTCCTAAAACGCAATCATCtagagaagaaaattctaaaaataatggaGTTCTGT aTGGTAGTCATGATGTTCCTCCTGCATACCAGTCCCATCCCCCATCATTATTGAATAATGCAGGTCGCAACTGGAAAAAAG CTTTTCCTTGGCAAACAACAGTTTTGGATCAATCAGAAGTGAGTCCTCCACCATCTGCATTGAGTCCACCATTAAGTGCACCTCCAATTCCAATTAGTATGAGTACACCTGGTGAAGATGGATCTGGACCAGGACCAGATCCAATAACTCCAgctgaagaagaagatgatgaTGTTTTTGAAACAGAACCCACAACTCCTGCAGAAGTCGAAGCTAATGCTAATAAGAGACGCAGTCAATCCCTTAGTGCATTGCATTCCAAGGAACCACAGAGTCCTCTTAAA ACTAAAGATAGAATACGCCGACCGATGAAtgcatttatgattttttctaAACGACATCGTGCAGTAGTACATCAAAGACATCCGAATCAAGATAATCGTACTGTATCTAAAATATTGGGGGAATGGTGGTATGCCTTAGGAccagaagaaaaacaaaaatatcatgatCTTGCATCAGAAGTGAAAGAAGCACATTTTAAAGCACATCCAGATTGGAAATGGTGTAGCAAAGATAGGCGAAAATCTTCAACGACAAGTTTTAAAGGTAGCGAATCTCgaggaaaattaaatagtacTGGAGAAGAAACGGATATGGGACCACCAGCAGATGATGTACCATTAACACCAAGAGCTACAGATGAAATTACTGTTCCCGTTACTACGGTATATAATGAAGCTCCTACGATTGag gttATTAATCAGTCACATACACATCGAATAATGGAAATGCCTTTACCAGTTGAAAATACAGAATCTGATTTAAAACAGGACGAAGATGGTAATGCGTCAGACGAAGATCAAATGGTAATCTGCGAAGATCCACAACctgaaatagatttaaaatgcaAAGATAAATTGACAGATAGTGATAATGATGTACAAGATGAAGACACtgaaaagaaatgttatatGCAATCACGGTTCTCACCAGTAACTGGTCAGAAGAGAGAAGCAATAAATGTTAAACAAGAAATAACCTGTAGGCCTAAACCGATAAAag CACGAATACCTTCAACAGGCATTGAAACTACGACGAAATATCATCATACTTCTATGGACAAAGGAGGAAGCGTTTCTGTTTTACCCAGCACATATCCTTATCATAGTCCTGTTAATCCAACTGGAGTATCAGGTTTTCAACCTACAGGTGGAGCTTTTATAACTATGCCAATATCTCCAAAAGTTATTAAACCAGAACCAGTAAAAAATGAACAACAGTATAGTACTCAATATAGTATGAGTAATTTGGTAGCAAGCATTCatgaaaatggaagaaatataCCTAAATTTACGGCTGCTCCGGTATTACATTCt CCGTTGCAGTCTTTAGGCACTATTCTTCGCCCCCTTACTTCAGCTGTCCCTTATCAACCATCGTTCACTCTAACATTGCTCGATAACGATTTGGTGGCTGTTTCCAAACCGCAGCAGGGATCACAGTATCTTGGTCCAACACCACCTCATTCCCGGATGTATTGTGGATTTCATATACCTATTTCTG atgctGGCAATCGTAATATATCTTCCCAAGCTTTAGTTTCTGGCAATAAAATGGAAACCCAAAGTGTAATAGTGACCAAACCATATTCAGTTCCAACAACTTCCACTACATCAACTTATCGAGGAATCGGTCATCCAATAGCTCGTCTTGCAGAAcccgaaaaaaatgaaaatcaaatagGAAACAATCATGCCCAATTTTATg taaCTAATGTAAAATCTGatcaagaaagaaaagatactgtgaatattcttttatctgCTACAAATGATAAACATAAACAACCATCTACTCCACATACTCCTCATACACCTCTTAGTAATCATGGTAGTACTGAAATTCccacaaataaatcatattctaTGGATGAAACACAACCTAATGATATAGGTCCAAGTAAAGGTCCTTTTATGCTTGCTCCAACTCCAGCACAACTTGGTCGAGCACCGTTACAAAGGAGACAGTCAATgg caaTGCCTCCCACATCAAATGCAGGAGACCATGGGCCTTTGACTTCTCAACATTGTGATAATCGTCCACAAACGAACACATCTCAAGCTACAGAACAaatacaacaacaacaaaatttttcagaatctcATGCTTCGCCGTCACCATCTACCAAGAAGGGttcttttttcaagaaaaatgtcgAAGATGGAATGGACag agTTCTGGAGCAAgtaaatttccaagaaaaattcTCATCCTTACCAGAATTTAAACCAGAAGATATACAAAGTCCAAGTGCAATCAGTATCAATACAGTGGGTTCATCTGGTCATGGTTCAGTAGTAACATCTGGTTTACATCCATCAAATTTACAATCATCAATACAAATGCAAAGTTACAGAAAAAAATCCGCGCAAGGACCTCATAGGCCcacaa tgAATGAGGATGACATCGAATCAGATACATCAATATCTGCTACTCCAAAATCAACTTCTAGTGTCAAGTTGACAGGAAATACATTCTTTGGTCCAGATTTTAACGTTGATGCATATAGAACTAATACTGATCTAGTAGATGTTGATGCTAGTTCACCCAGAACACCAAAAACACCTGGAGGAGGTGCCGGAAATTCTGTAGGAATTGGCAGAAGTGAAAATGAACGAGGTCACAGGAAAGTACTAGAACAACGTCGACATCTTGtaatgcaattatttcaagaaCATGGTTACTTTCCTTCAACACAAGCTACTACAACTTTTCAAGCAAAACATTCAGATATATTTCCTAATAAGACAAGTTTGCAATTAAAGATTAGGGAGGTcagacaaaaattaaaagctaACTCTACACCTATGAGTGCTAACAGTCTAGTTAGTCCACTACCTGTTTCTGAATCTTCACCTAATATAACTG gacCATTGACTGCTCCTCCTACATCGATGGGAGCTCCACATTCACTGCCTGTAAGCAGTAGTGGTAGCTAG